One window of Magallana gigas chromosome 2, xbMagGiga1.1, whole genome shotgun sequence genomic DNA carries:
- the LOC105325233 gene encoding inhibitor of growth protein 1 encodes MSMLNQAAVEALCSATYLENYLDTMENLPNDLQRVVTQMRELDIQCRDIMQDIEYHQDIYSKEVEGVTKKKALMSIQRALIRCQEIGDEKLGLMAVIADHIENRQRQLEQDRENLDPTSSREIEREEQPLTIVTQSRPVKTEEKVDKVPMKRQRRQKTTSESITKEEEKKEMIPDKGPKKKKKRKASKKEQAPASPIEPPIDPDEPIYCLCQQVSYGEMIGCDNDVCDIEWFHFNCVGLVNKPKGKWFCPNCRGENSKVMRKFDK; translated from the exons ATGAGTATGTTAAACCAAGCTGCCGTGGAAGCCCTTTGTTCGGCAACGTATTTGGAAAACTACCTCGATACCATGGAAAACCTACCTAACGATCTACAGCGAGTCGTTACACAAATGCGCGAGTTGGACATCCAATGCAGAG ATATCATGCAAGATATTGAATATCACCAGGATATCTACTCTAAGGAGGTGGAAGGCGTTACCAAAAAGAAGGCATTGATGTCTATTCAAAGGGCACTGATAAGGTGTCAAGAGATAGGGGATGAAAAACTGGGACTTATGGCAGTTATAGCAGATCATATTGAAAACAGACAGCGGCAGCTGGAGCAAGATAGAGAAAACTTGg atccAACATCATCAAGAGAAATTGAAAGAGAAGAGCAACCACTTACCATAGTGACTCAATCAAGACCTGTGAAGACAGAAGAAAAGGTAGACAAAGTGCCGATGAAACGACAACGGCGACAGAAGACAACAAGTGAATCTATAACCAAGGAGGAAGAAAAGAAG GAAATGATCCCTGACAAAGGCccaaagaagaaaaagaaaagaaaggcGTCAAAGAAAGAGCAAGCACCTGCCAGTCCTATTGAACCTCCCATTGATCCTGATGAACCTATCTACTGCCTGTGTCAGCAAGTGTCCTATGGAGAAATGATAGGCTGTGACAATGATGTTTGTGATATTGAATGGTTTCACTTCAATTGTGTTGGACTTGTGAACAAGCCAAAAGGAAAGTGGTTCTGTCCAAACTGCCGGGGAGAGAACAGTAAAGTGATGAGAAAATTTGACAAGTGA